The Podospora pseudoanserina strain CBS 124.78 chromosome 7 map unlocalized CBS124.78p_7, whole genome shotgun sequence region TGGCTAATATTGCATTGTGCCAAAGCGTTGATATCAATCTAGATAAACACATACATACACCGTACATACAAGGTAGACAGCtattttacttatttatTGCTCAGTATATTTAAATCATCTTCACGCTTACTGCACCAACAAACAGTTTGTGTGCCAAATTATACATGCTCTACATTCGAGTCACACTGCAAGTAAAATCGAAGTTGGAGCCGTTgattgaaaaaaaaaaagcagaCCGCCACAATAAACCTACATAACGAGAGTGCTGTTCAGTCAATTTTGCTGTTACATTATCTAAATGAAAGTCCATGACACTTCAGTCTTCCCCACGTCCAAACTACCCACAAGCTCCTTGAAAACCTTTGGGCTGACATCGATCCCACCGGGGGGGCACGAAGGGCACTTGTCACGGACAACGGCAGTGACCTTCTTGCCATCGTGGCCCTTGATGGAAATCCTGCGGCCACAAGCATCGCCGGCATCTTGACCGCTCACCAGTGCCGATGAAATAGCCACGATGTTGTGAGTATAACCCTTGCCACTGTCGTCGTGACCACAGGCACCAGGTCCGACTTCGTAGTACGTCATGTGTCCGTGGCGGTTGTATTTATTTTCGTCTCGATTGCGTTTGGCGGCACACTCCGTGTCCCGGAGCTGCATCTTGAGAGCAGCGGGCACCTCAACTTGCTGCTCGGCACGGGCCATGTCCATGTTGATAGGGCTGGCGAGAGCACCAACAATGAACACGGCCAAGGAAACAGCGGAGGTCCTCATTCTGATGATTTAGTTTGGAAAGAGTGTATGGGGGCAGTTATTGTAATGTATGAGTGGCTGAAGCGGACAGTTTCAAAGTTGTAATGATTGTGTGCGAGGTGATTTGTAGTACGATTTGGAAAGAGTGTGTGGTTTGAACAGCGAAATCTGACTGCGGAGAAGGAGCGTGGTTGTTGGATCTTCTTACCATGTTCGGGTTGGCATGATAACTTACTTATATTGCGCAGTTTCGTATCGGAGCCAGATTAAACGGAGGTGCCGCTTGAGTGAACAGAGTCGTTCACACTTGGCTGAAAGCTACCGGGATCGACGAGGTCACCGCTTGACGCGCCGACCGCTTTAGCGTCGTTGAGTCAGTGCCACTCCATCCTGCTGGCACCAGAACAGGAGGCCCGGTCAGTGTACCAGCCTGATTCCGACCCTACCTGACCGTTCCTCATTCCTCGATGACAGTGATGGATCCGGGGATGGTGCTTGAGATGAGAGTCGTGACGACCTGGTTCATGATCAATCCGGCAGCATTCTTGGAAGTTCCGCGCCGTAGGTGTCATGCCCCTGAATTAGTCGAGCAACAACAGGGAGTGAGATAATGGAACACCGGATATTATTACTGTTCCCAACGCCACTTTGATGCAGCTGTGTGCCAAAACCGACAAAGCTACAGGCGCCGTGGGCCCAAAATGTATAGGATAGATAAGCCTCCAATCAAGACTAGCTAAGAAGCTCCCTGATGTCTTCAATCCTCTGGACCCTTTTTTCCTCGTCTGACATCATTCCAAGGGACGAGGCACTACGAGTAAGGGGAACTCATGTCAGCAAACTGATTGCAGGGGCCTTGGAGGTGGCTAGAGACTCACATGaactttttcctttcttgtATCTTGagcatcctctcctccacgcTGCCCTTTGCAATGAAGCGGTAAATCTTGACCTCGTCCTCTTGACCCATCCGGTGTACTCTGTCGATAGCTTGCGCCTCGATTGCGTAACTCCACCAAGGGTCCATCATAAACACCCTTTTTGCCATGGTAAGGTTCAGTCCAACCCCGCCTGCCTTAAGACTGAGCAAGAGCACGGTAAATCGTTTGGACTCTTTGAACTCCTCGAGTACAGCGGCCCGGGCCTTTTGGCTCATTGAACCATCCAGTCGCACGAAATGCATGTTGGCTTGGGTGAGAGCTGGTTCGATGAGAGAAAGAAACGACGTGAACTGACTGAAGACGACGGACTTAATTGTAGGGTGTCCCTTCCGCAGCCCACGTAGTTTCTTGATGAGTGTTACAATCTTTGCAGAAGAGTTGTTGACCCCGAGGCGCTGCAGCGTAACACGCGACCCATCACCAGGCCTTCCATCATcgagatcatcatcatgacgGACAACTTCGAATAAATCTCGGTTGTTGATAGGCTCACGACACTGAAAACACTTTGGCAACTCGTTCTTGTCTGTTTGATACTGAATATAGTCAAGCAAGCACTTTTTGCAAGCGGAATGCCAACACCCAGTTACGGTTTGGTCAATGATCGGTTCCTCGGCGCAAATGGGACACTCGTTGGACG contains the following coding sequences:
- a CDS encoding uncharacterized protein (EggNog:ENOG503P76M; COG:S), with product MRTSAVSLAVFIVGALASPINMDMARAEQQVEVPAALKMQLRDTECAAKRNRDENKYNRHGHMTYYEVGPGACGHDDSGKGYTHNIVAISSALVSGQDAGDACGRRISIKGHDGKKVTAVVRDKCPSCPPGGIDVSPKVFKELVGSLDVGKTEVSWTFI